The Eublepharis macularius isolate TG4126 chromosome 8, MPM_Emac_v1.0, whole genome shotgun sequence genome contains a region encoding:
- the CCNB1 gene encoding G2/mitotic-specific cyclin-B1, whose translation MALRVTRNTKVNAENKTKPVMAASKRGVNAKPGLRPRAALGDIGNKACETKPKELLKKEVLKPAVLEKVTNRKAARAVEKAPEPRKEEKPVPEPVKLDSPSPSPMETSGCAPAEEMLCQAFSDVLLEVRDVDTDDASDPNLCSEYVKDIYNYLKELEEQQSVRPNYLAGQEITGNMRAILIDWLVQVQMKFKLLQETMYMTVAIIDRFLQNNKVTKKMLQLVGVTAMFIASKYEEMFPPEIGDFAFVTDHTYTNQQIRQMEMKILRSLDFNLGRPLPLHFLRRASKIGEADIQQHTLAKYLMELSLVDYEMTHYPPSQIAAAAYCLSAKVLDEGEWTPTLQHYMYYTECALLPVMQHMAKNVMLVNRGLTKHMTIKNKYTSSKHAKISTLPALSSAVIQDLAKALLK comes from the exons ATGGCTTTGAGGGTCACCAGG AACACAAAGGTCAATGCTGAGAACAAAACCAAGCCTGTAATGGCAGCAAGCAAGCGGGGTGTTAATGCCAAGCCTGGCTTGAGGCCTAGGGCTGCTTTGGGGGATATTGGCAACAAGGCCTGTGAAACTAAGCCCAAGGAGCTTCTGAAAAAG GAAGTACTGAAACCTGCAGTTCTGGAAAAGGTCACCAACAGAAAAGCTGCCCGAGCTGTTGAAAAGGCTCCTGAGCCTCGGAAGGAAGAAAAGCCAGTCCCTGAACCTGTTAAG TTGGACTCTCCATCCCCGAGCCCTATGGAGACGTCTGGTTGTGCACCAGCAGAGGAAATGCTGTGCCAGGccttctcagatgttttgcttgaAGTGAGAGATGTAGACACAGATGATGCTTCTGACCCAAATCTCTGCAGTGAATATGTGAAGGACATTTACAATTACTTAAAAGAACTTGAG GAACAACAATCGGTGAGACCAAACTACCTGGCAGGCCAAGAAATTACTGGCAATATGAGGGCCATCCTGATTGACTGGCTTGTGCAGGTTCAAATGAAATTCAAACTCCTGCAGGAGACCATGTATATGACAGTTGCCATTATTGATCGCTTTCTACAG AACAACAAAGTCACCAAGAAGATGCTGCAGCTGGTTGGAGTAACAGCCATGTTCATTGCCAGCAAATACGAAGAAATGTTTCCTCCAGAAATTGGCGATTTTGCCTTTGTGACTGATCATACTTACACAAACCAGCAGATCAGACAAATGGAAATGAAGATCTTAAGATCTCTGGACTTCAACCTTGGCCGTCCTCTCCCCCTGCACTTCTTAAGAAGGGCCTCAAAAATTGGAGAG GCAGATATCCAGCAACACACACTGGCAAAGTATCTGATGGAACTCTCCCTGGTGGATTATGAAATGACACACTATCCTCCATCTCAGATCGCTGCTGCTGCCTACTGTTTATCTGCTAAAGTCCTTGATGAGGGGGAGTGG ACACCAACCCTACAACACTACATGTACTACACAGAGTGTGCCCTCCTTCCTGTCATGCAGCATATGGCAAAGAATGTGATGCTGGTGAACAGAGGTCTTACCAAGCACATG ACTATCAAGAACAAGTATACCAGCAGCAAGCATGCTAAGATCAGCACCCTTCCAGCACTGAGCTCTGCAGTCATTCAGGATCTGGCTAAAGcactattaaaataa